One genomic window of Leptospira paudalimensis includes the following:
- a CDS encoding transglutaminase family protein, whose product MADFRVIHKTKYSYDDLVAYCHNMAHMYPLTTNHQDCYRTHVTVNPKPVVSSFRRDYFGNQVFLFSVEDPHRFLEVVVESTVRTHQSFDFDLSKSTPWESIYEIIHESTFDADLQAIEFLQPSPYVSSKSAYAEFAKFLFSENKPVYVGALELTRYIFENFKYDPKATNINTPLEQVLIEKKGVCQDFSHLMIATLRSLKIPCRYVSGYLETFPPPGTQKLQGSDATHAWVSVYCPTLGWLDFDPTNGKLITEEYIITAIGRDYSDVSPLKGILFGGGKHKLKVEVDVIREQI is encoded by the coding sequence ATGGCTGATTTTAGAGTGATTCATAAAACAAAATACAGTTATGATGATTTAGTAGCTTATTGTCATAACATGGCACATATGTATCCGCTAACCACAAACCATCAGGATTGTTACAGAACTCACGTGACAGTAAATCCAAAACCAGTTGTGTCTTCTTTTAGAAGGGATTATTTTGGAAACCAAGTGTTTTTATTTTCGGTTGAGGACCCACATCGCTTTTTAGAAGTAGTAGTTGAATCAACTGTAAGAACACATCAAAGTTTTGATTTTGATTTATCAAAATCTACTCCTTGGGAAAGTATTTATGAAATCATCCATGAATCAACGTTTGATGCCGACCTACAAGCAATTGAATTCCTTCAACCTTCCCCTTATGTATCTTCGAAATCAGCATATGCAGAGTTTGCAAAGTTTTTATTTAGTGAAAACAAACCTGTTTATGTTGGTGCTCTTGAACTAACGAGATATATTTTTGAAAATTTTAAATATGATCCTAAAGCAACTAATATAAATACTCCATTAGAGCAAGTGTTAATAGAAAAAAAAGGTGTTTGTCAGGATTTTTCTCACTTAATGATTGCCACCTTACGTTCGTTAAAAATTCCGTGCCGTTATGTTAGTGGTTATTTAGAAACGTTTCCTCCTCCAGGAACGCAAAAATTGCAAGGTAGTGATGCAACCCATGCTTGGGTATCCGTGTATTGCCCAACGCTCGGTTGGTTGGATTTTGATCCTACGAATGGAAAATTGATTACTGAGGAATATATCATTACAGCAATTGGTCGAGATTATTCAGATGTTTCCCCTTTAAAAGGGATTCTGTTCGGCGGTGGTAAACATAAACTGAAAGTTGAAGTTGATGTGATCCGTGAGCAAATATGA
- a CDS encoding Spx/MgsR family RNA polymerase-binding regulatory protein: MGRSKLKVYEYSGCITCRNALKYLNSKKIEFEQIPIRETPPSVTELKKAKQYLGDIKKLFNTSGKDYREGNWKEKLGKLSEDQIYKELSSNGNLVKRPFVVGDGWYLVGFKEGEWGEQL, from the coding sequence ATGGGTCGATCCAAACTGAAAGTTTACGAATATTCTGGCTGTATTACGTGCAGAAATGCACTCAAATACTTAAATTCCAAAAAAATCGAATTTGAACAAATTCCTATTCGAGAAACTCCGCCTTCAGTTACTGAATTAAAGAAAGCAAAACAATACTTAGGTGATATTAAAAAACTTTTTAATACCTCTGGCAAAGATTACCGTGAAGGAAATTGGAAAGAAAAATTGGGGAAACTTAGCGAAGACCAAATTTATAAAGAACTATCCTCAAATGGAAATTTAGTCAAAAGACCATTTGTTGTTGGAGACGGATGGTATTTGGTAGGCTTTAAGGAAGGGGAATGGGGGGAACAGCTTTAG
- a CDS encoding UDP-N-acetylmuramate dehydrogenase codes for MLVQNDIPLAPYTTFRLGGEAKYFISIKTKQDVKDALLYCRNQKLPYMILGGGSNTIIRDSGFDGVVLQIQIPGIRCLEANESSVIYEVGAGVIWDQFVEYVVKQGLTGNECLSGIPGSVGASPIQNIGAYGQEVKDTIISIQCLDEAGNEITISNEDCNFTYRNSEFKSGMFRNWIVCSVTFQLSKQKEPCILYPEVKKQWEILLSESKEHKLDENLRTTQLESLRNLIIGLRKKKSMVLDENDPNTRSAGSFFTNPILADSEIQKFLIKASKLGYTDPPMYHESNGTKKLSAAWLIEHSGIKKGDIFPGGVGISTNHCLGLININGTANALLSMAESIQKRVFETFSIHLEREPVVRP; via the coding sequence ATGTTGGTCCAAAATGATATCCCTCTCGCTCCCTATACAACATTTCGATTAGGTGGTGAGGCAAAGTATTTTATATCGATCAAAACAAAACAAGATGTTAAAGACGCATTACTCTATTGCCGAAATCAAAAACTCCCGTACATGATACTAGGAGGTGGATCAAATACAATCATTCGAGATTCTGGATTTGATGGAGTTGTTTTACAAATACAAATTCCTGGAATTAGATGTTTAGAAGCAAATGAATCATCTGTGATTTATGAAGTAGGAGCTGGGGTCATTTGGGACCAATTTGTTGAATATGTCGTCAAACAAGGATTAACTGGAAATGAATGCTTATCTGGAATCCCAGGATCTGTTGGAGCTTCACCCATTCAAAATATTGGGGCATACGGCCAAGAAGTAAAAGATACAATCATTTCGATTCAATGTTTAGATGAAGCTGGAAATGAAATAACAATCTCTAATGAAGACTGTAATTTTACCTATCGTAATAGCGAATTCAAATCTGGAATGTTTCGAAATTGGATTGTATGTTCTGTTACGTTTCAATTATCAAAACAAAAAGAACCTTGTATCCTTTATCCAGAGGTAAAAAAACAATGGGAAATTCTACTCTCTGAAAGTAAAGAACACAAATTGGATGAAAATTTACGTACTACACAATTAGAATCTCTAAGAAATTTGATTATAGGATTGAGGAAGAAAAAATCCATGGTGCTAGATGAAAATGATCCTAACACGCGTTCAGCTGGTTCTTTTTTCACAAACCCAATCTTAGCAGATTCAGAGATTCAAAAATTTTTAATCAAAGCTAGCAAATTAGGATACACTGATCCCCCAATGTATCATGAATCAAACGGAACCAAAAAACTTTCGGCAGCATGGCTCATTGAACATTCTGGAATCAAAAAAGGTGATATTTTTCCAGGCGGAGTGGGTATCTCCACGAACCATTGTTTGGGTCTAATCAATATCAATGGAACCGCAAACGCATTATTGTCCATGGCGGAATCGATCCAAAAACGTGTGTTTGAAACTTTTTCCATCCATTTGGAGAGGGAACCAGTCGTAAGACCCTAA
- the mltG gene encoding endolytic transglycosylase MltG encodes MNSKVKKYLILSGLGAALLLVLALISFFVVDEIKGGAVGDGQNKYELIIDSGEPSSSVVRELASAGMIKSSVYFNYLIKFTRAGNKIKQGVYDINDGMSSRKILDVIISGKVKLITFTVPEGYNNRQIGDLLVTKKLAPSREEFLKVTQSQALLTKYNIPAKTLEGYLFPETYSVPLNYPLERITEMMIKRFYKKLETIPEAKGIKPADLHFRVVLASIVEREAVRKEERPMMAGVFLTRIEKNINLESCATIQYLFDKPKKRLFESDLKIVSPYNTYMNGGWPPGPISNPGLPALEASFRPMKSDKLFFLLKPDGSHYFSATFKEHLEAKKKFIDVLYQ; translated from the coding sequence ATGAACTCAAAAGTTAAAAAATACCTGATACTTTCAGGATTAGGTGCTGCTTTACTCTTAGTTTTGGCACTCATCAGTTTTTTTGTCGTGGATGAAATCAAGGGCGGAGCTGTTGGAGACGGTCAAAACAAATACGAACTCATCATTGATTCCGGTGAACCTTCTTCCAGTGTTGTAAGAGAATTAGCGAGTGCTGGAATGATTAAATCTAGTGTATACTTTAATTATCTCATCAAATTTACAAGAGCTGGAAACAAAATCAAACAAGGAGTTTATGACATCAATGATGGAATGAGCTCTCGTAAGATTTTAGATGTCATCATTTCCGGAAAAGTTAAACTCATCACATTCACTGTTCCTGAAGGATATAACAATCGCCAGATAGGTGATCTCTTGGTTACAAAAAAACTAGCTCCATCACGAGAAGAATTTTTAAAAGTAACTCAAAGCCAAGCATTACTTACAAAATACAATATTCCTGCTAAAACTTTAGAAGGTTATTTATTTCCTGAAACATATTCAGTGCCATTAAATTATCCTCTTGAACGTATCACTGAAATGATGATCAAACGGTTTTATAAAAAATTGGAGACCATCCCTGAAGCAAAAGGAATCAAACCCGCAGATCTACATTTTAGAGTTGTACTTGCTTCGATAGTGGAAAGAGAAGCAGTGAGAAAAGAAGAAAGGCCTATGATGGCTGGAGTATTTCTCACCAGAATTGAAAAAAACATCAATTTAGAATCATGTGCCACCATACAGTACTTATTCGATAAACCAAAAAAGAGACTTTTTGAGTCTGATTTGAAAATAGTATCACCATACAATACATATATGAATGGCGGTTGGCCCCCAGGTCCAATTTCTAACCCAGGTTTACCCGCACTCGAAGCATCTTTTCGACCAATGAAATCTGATAAATTGTTTTTCTTATTAAAACCAGATGGATCACATTATTTTTCTGCGACCTTTAAAGAACATTTGGAAGCTAAGAAAAAATTCATCGATGTTTTGTATCAATAG
- a CDS encoding TonB-dependent receptor: MKKIAQFIIIVVMFITNTITAQSVGSVKGTIIDSENGEAVFGATIVVRSEKKFAKTDFDGRYSLDLPPGTYDVEYQMYGYGPQKRTITIVSGKSQNVNVTFGAQVLETIEVKDRAQNNTESALLALQRKTGTVSDGISQEAIKKSPDASAGDVVKRVTGITLIGGKYVFVRGLGERYSNTLLNEVLIPSTEPDKRVVPLDLFPANMIKNIRVMKTFAPEDPAEFSGGLVKIETQEYPDKLTMSLGLGVARNMNTTGYQFKTFDAGDFFGRPNTSMKRPDLVEKLPNEFVFEPGNRFGGLPQNLVNITAASFNQQWTPDEKKGPYDKNFNFSVGNTIQTTESGQRLGIFFGITKSEEYRYREEKSTRYVPSFAGGIRSRETTFLNPIQQQETKIYNKETNFGTNLNLAYEFTKGQQIYLKTLYTVVSDTNVREAKGVNNIDNFDFISNTNTFTSRALFNTVLGGDHALQFGSMARPHKLEWNLAYAQANRDEPNLTQQVWRKSQNSTLTDPYFRLLNNPDGTRFYSESRDIVRQANLKYTIPFEQWNGLKSDFKFGGMALERYKDFTFKEYGSKSNVGIRYPNDYWPVPGEITFIPTDYISSTSNSLANKTFAERQIEPNAFDAMQKLQASFTQFDMPLFNKFRFVGGVRMEDSYQKVRTFRTRDSSSLSNLDYGCTVDNEDVRVALVRSNVCTQTNNGIGELRKRDTLPSMNFVWDFHKDMNLRMGFTQTVTRPDLRELSPFGFTPYFGADRIFGNPNLRRTYIHNYDVRYEYYINNTDFIGVGGFFKEMSNPIEMIGQPVAGSISANFTYTNAKNAQIRGVEIDFRKEFFDKIRFETNLFFIKSHVQVLPWEDLIFIKSGLVDSLNRSAAYDPTNISRPLQGQSEYVYNLKFDYFITKNRNQIIGLYYNFFGDRIYAVGANGTPDAIEKGVGITDIVYTFKSDDRLDFKAAAKNIMDTRFRVYQTNQVTGEDELFYAYRMGVTFSVMATYKFF; this comes from the coding sequence ATGAAGAAAATAGCGCAATTTATCATCATTGTTGTAATGTTTATTACAAACACCATTACAGCTCAATCAGTTGGGTCCGTAAAGGGAACCATCATCGATTCAGAAAATGGAGAAGCGGTTTTCGGTGCCACAATTGTTGTTAGGTCCGAAAAGAAATTTGCAAAAACCGACTTTGATGGTAGATACTCATTAGATTTACCGCCTGGCACTTATGATGTCGAATATCAAATGTATGGTTATGGTCCTCAAAAAAGGACGATAACCATAGTTTCTGGAAAATCTCAGAATGTAAACGTTACATTCGGTGCACAAGTTCTTGAAACAATTGAAGTAAAGGATAGAGCTCAAAATAATACAGAATCTGCATTGTTAGCACTGCAAAGAAAAACAGGAACCGTTTCAGATGGTATCTCCCAAGAAGCCATTAAAAAGAGTCCAGATGCGAGTGCTGGAGATGTAGTGAAACGTGTAACGGGTATTACATTAATCGGCGGAAAGTATGTTTTTGTTCGCGGACTTGGAGAACGATATTCCAATACACTTTTGAATGAAGTATTAATACCTTCAACTGAACCTGATAAACGTGTTGTTCCTTTAGATTTATTTCCTGCGAATATGATCAAAAACATTCGCGTTATGAAAACATTTGCACCAGAAGACCCTGCCGAATTCTCAGGTGGATTAGTTAAAATTGAAACACAAGAATATCCGGATAAACTTACGATGTCTTTAGGACTTGGTGTTGCAAGGAATATGAATACTACCGGTTATCAATTCAAAACGTTTGATGCGGGTGATTTTTTTGGTCGTCCAAACACCTCGATGAAACGTCCTGATTTAGTTGAAAAACTTCCAAATGAATTTGTATTCGAACCAGGGAATCGTTTTGGCGGATTACCACAAAATTTAGTCAACATTACTGCTGCATCATTTAACCAACAATGGACTCCAGATGAAAAAAAAGGGCCTTATGATAAAAATTTCAATTTTTCAGTAGGGAATACAATTCAAACGACTGAGTCTGGACAAAGATTAGGAATCTTCTTTGGTATTACTAAGAGTGAAGAATATAGATACCGCGAAGAAAAATCCACACGATATGTTCCAAGTTTTGCTGGTGGTATAAGATCAAGGGAAACAACTTTCCTCAATCCTATTCAACAACAAGAAACAAAAATTTATAATAAAGAAACCAACTTTGGAACAAATTTAAATTTAGCGTACGAATTTACCAAAGGACAACAAATTTATCTTAAGACTTTGTATACCGTTGTTTCAGATACAAACGTAAGGGAAGCAAAAGGTGTAAACAATATAGATAACTTTGACTTTATTTCAAATACAAACACCTTTACTTCTAGAGCACTTTTTAACACTGTTCTTGGAGGTGACCATGCGTTACAATTTGGATCAATGGCTAGGCCACACAAACTTGAATGGAATTTGGCTTATGCTCAAGCGAATCGGGATGAACCAAATTTAACTCAACAAGTTTGGAGAAAATCACAAAACTCAACATTAACTGATCCTTATTTTAGATTACTAAACAATCCTGATGGAACTAGGTTTTATTCAGAATCTCGCGATATCGTGAGACAAGCCAATTTGAAGTATACAATTCCTTTTGAACAGTGGAATGGACTGAAGTCTGATTTTAAATTTGGTGGTATGGCTCTTGAAAGATACAAAGATTTTACCTTCAAAGAATACGGAAGTAAAAGTAACGTAGGTATTCGTTACCCGAATGATTATTGGCCAGTTCCTGGAGAAATAACATTTATACCGACAGATTATATTTCTTCTACTTCTAATTCATTAGCAAATAAAACTTTCGCAGAACGTCAAATTGAACCAAATGCTTTTGATGCAATGCAAAAGTTACAAGCATCATTTACACAATTTGATATGCCACTATTTAACAAATTTCGATTTGTTGGTGGTGTGAGAATGGAAGATTCATATCAGAAGGTAAGAACATTTAGAACACGTGATAGCAGTTCTTTGTCAAATCTTGACTATGGTTGCACTGTAGATAACGAAGATGTTCGAGTTGCCTTAGTAAGATCGAATGTTTGTACCCAAACTAACAATGGTATTGGAGAGCTCAGAAAAAGAGATACATTACCTTCCATGAACTTTGTATGGGACTTTCACAAAGACATGAATTTAAGAATGGGTTTTACACAAACCGTGACTAGGCCCGATCTTAGAGAATTATCTCCTTTCGGATTTACTCCATACTTTGGAGCAGACAGGATATTCGGTAACCCTAATTTAAGAAGAACTTATATCCACAATTACGATGTGAGATATGAATATTATATTAATAATACTGATTTCATTGGAGTGGGTGGTTTCTTTAAAGAAATGTCAAATCCTATTGAGATGATTGGTCAGCCAGTTGCAGGAAGTATCTCAGCAAACTTTACTTATACGAATGCAAAAAATGCACAGATCCGAGGAGTTGAAATCGATTTTAGAAAAGAATTTTTTGATAAAATTAGATTTGAAACCAATTTATTTTTTATCAAATCCCACGTTCAAGTATTACCTTGGGAAGATTTAATATTTATAAAATCTGGACTTGTAGATTCTTTAAATAGAAGTGCTGCATATGATCCTACAAATATTTCACGTCCGTTACAAGGTCAGTCGGAATACGTTTATAATCTAAAGTTTGATTATTTTATAACCAAAAATAGAAATCAAATCATCGGGTTATATTATAACTTTTTTGGTGATCGCATTTATGCAGTCGGAGCAAACGGAACACCGGATGCAATCGAAAAAGGTGTTGGTATCACTGATATCGTTTATACTTTTAAAAGTGATGATAGGTTAGATTTTAAAGCAGCAGCGAAAAATATAATGGATACTAGATTTAGAGTATATCAAACTAATCAAGTAACTGGTGAAGATGAACTATTTTATGCTTATAGAATGGGTGTAACGTTTTCGGTTATGGCAACATATAAATTTTTCTAA
- a CDS encoding prohibitin family protein has product MKRRSIFLLSFQFVPVLLIGMIFISCISIINPGEVGLMWRPYSSGLSQKPLESRVQTYMPWNSVYVYSIQWSSYQEKVEVLTRDDLTITVTANIIIRPIQNEIYELEMEIGRDYYDKVVKPQFRTAIRNILSAYNMVSISKETPNVSAQIKKSLTEKLKFKHVEIDDVIIDDVEYSPSILKAIESKLTKQQEQEQMKFEINIAKRDAEIQQISADGKAKAVLIEAEAQAKAQKMISDSLTPKYIQLKAMENPNNKLIFVPNGKDGLPIIVNTEGK; this is encoded by the coding sequence ATGAAACGTCGATCCATTTTTCTGCTAAGTTTCCAGTTCGTTCCTGTTTTGTTAATTGGGATGATATTCATCTCTTGTATTTCGATCATCAACCCAGGTGAGGTGGGGCTGATGTGGAGGCCTTATAGCTCCGGTCTCAGTCAAAAACCTTTGGAGTCTCGTGTACAAACATATATGCCTTGGAACAGTGTCTACGTTTACTCAATCCAATGGAGCAGTTACCAAGAAAAGGTAGAGGTATTGACTCGTGACGATTTGACAATCACTGTGACTGCCAATATCATCATACGACCCATTCAAAATGAAATTTATGAATTGGAAATGGAAATAGGCAGAGACTATTACGACAAGGTAGTCAAACCCCAATTCAGAACTGCAATTCGAAATATACTCTCAGCTTATAACATGGTATCGATATCGAAAGAGACTCCCAATGTTTCCGCGCAGATTAAAAAATCTTTAACCGAAAAATTGAAATTTAAACATGTCGAAATTGATGATGTGATCATTGATGATGTTGAATACAGTCCTTCAATTTTAAAAGCGATCGAAAGCAAACTCACAAAACAACAAGAACAAGAGCAGATGAAGTTTGAAATCAACATTGCCAAACGTGATGCTGAAATCCAACAAATCTCAGCTGATGGTAAAGCCAAAGCAGTGTTAATTGAAGCAGAAGCTCAGGCCAAAGCACAAAAGATGATATCTGATTCATTAACTCCAAAATACATCCAACTCAAAGCAATGGAAAATCCGAATAACAAATTGATATTTGTACCGAACGGGAAAGATGGATTGCCTATTATTGTGAATACAGAAGGGAAATAG
- a CDS encoding ankyrin repeat domain-containing protein, translating to MFQILSSRIFKNIFPFLIIFLIAVVGNGCVEDETVIKNPPSLELRLFHAVEKGNLEEVRSLLAQGVSINAKDSLGNSSLIKAVDEEDMELAKFFIQKGANVNLRNTMGETALYRAVFRGNLDLVKLLVKAGAETKAKTVGGVSILELAEERGEEGILKYLESLK from the coding sequence ATGTTCCAAATCTTATCGAGCCGAATTTTCAAAAATATCTTTCCATTTCTCATAATTTTTCTAATCGCTGTGGTTGGGAATGGGTGTGTGGAGGATGAAACTGTCATTAAAAATCCTCCTAGTCTGGAATTACGTCTCTTCCATGCGGTTGAAAAAGGGAATTTAGAAGAAGTCAGATCTTTATTAGCCCAAGGGGTTTCCATTAATGCAAAAGATTCACTTGGAAATTCTTCGCTCATCAAAGCTGTCGATGAAGAAGATATGGAGTTGGCAAAGTTTTTCATCCAAAAAGGAGCAAACGTAAACCTTCGCAATACAATGGGTGAAACAGCTCTTTACCGAGCCGTGTTCCGTGGTAACTTGGACCTTGTTAAACTTTTAGTAAAAGCGGGAGCTGAGACAAAGGCAAAAACAGTAGGCGGAGTTAGTATTTTAGAACTAGCAGAAGAACGTGGAGAAGAGGGCATTTTGAAGTATTTGGAAAGTTTAAAATAA
- a CDS encoding M20/M25/M40 family metallo-hydrolase: protein MKAIIWVWIFLISILQCSFGQKVQYAELKKSYPMVNWESRRKEAVQYLSDILKIPSVRGNEIQVTKYIQSILKKEGISSRLIYDPKFPNRPNLVAELPATVPNPEPGIILANHLDTVEFDVKEWKVNPLSGSVRDGRVWGRGAIDMKGMAVMELVAFLELKRSGIPRTRKTMYLALADEESGSVLGGKYMTTEQKKIFEGYEYAINEGGVATRDIVIPGSTIFNIQYAEKGNIWLRAKITGKSGHGSSPPTQYPALSLMQFFNEIRELDSDIRITEETDAFFYQLGTISTFPKSFFLKNARNPLIKPLLHSTIKSNRHLTAMTTNTKSITGFRTSEGEGGENVIAGEAIGRLDIRTLPGVDIEEFAKKVKSIATKYNAEITFTDINPTDISPIQTKFFSTLSAVSVNKFPNSTVTPFLSPGKTDNSYLRKIGIKAYGLIPAVLKAEDIDGMHGKNENISIENLELGTKILFETLVEMN, encoded by the coding sequence ATGAAAGCAATTATTTGGGTATGGATTTTTTTAATTTCTATCTTACAATGTTCCTTTGGACAAAAGGTTCAGTATGCCGAACTAAAAAAATCATATCCAATGGTGAATTGGGAAAGTCGTCGTAAAGAAGCAGTTCAATACCTTTCAGATATTCTAAAAATCCCATCAGTACGTGGGAACGAAATCCAAGTTACAAAATACATTCAATCGATTCTCAAAAAAGAAGGGATTAGCTCTCGTTTGATTTATGATCCCAAATTTCCAAATCGCCCTAACTTAGTTGCAGAACTTCCAGCAACTGTTCCAAATCCGGAACCTGGGATTATCCTCGCCAACCATTTAGATACAGTTGAATTTGATGTGAAAGAATGGAAAGTAAATCCTCTTTCAGGCAGTGTACGAGATGGCAGAGTTTGGGGTCGCGGTGCCATCGATATGAAAGGGATGGCAGTAATGGAACTTGTTGCCTTTTTGGAATTAAAACGTTCAGGAATCCCTCGTACTAGAAAAACCATGTATTTAGCGTTAGCTGACGAGGAATCTGGATCTGTCCTTGGAGGAAAATATATGACAACTGAACAAAAAAAGATTTTTGAAGGTTATGAATATGCAATCAATGAGGGTGGGGTTGCTACAAGAGACATTGTGATTCCAGGCTCAACAATTTTTAACATTCAATATGCAGAAAAAGGAAATATATGGTTAAGAGCAAAAATCACTGGTAAAAGTGGACATGGTTCCTCTCCACCTACCCAATACCCTGCATTATCATTGATGCAATTTTTTAATGAAATCCGAGAATTAGATTCAGACATACGTATAACGGAAGAAACTGATGCTTTTTTCTATCAATTGGGAACAATCAGTACCTTTCCAAAATCTTTTTTCTTAAAAAATGCTCGAAATCCACTGATCAAACCTCTATTACATTCAACGATTAAAAGCAATCGCCATCTAACAGCGATGACTACGAATACAAAATCAATTACAGGTTTTCGCACTAGTGAAGGTGAAGGAGGAGAGAATGTGATTGCAGGCGAAGCAATTGGCAGATTGGATATTCGAACTTTACCCGGTGTTGACATTGAGGAATTTGCAAAAAAAGTTAAGAGCATTGCAACTAAATACAATGCCGAAATTACTTTCACTGACATCAATCCAACCGATATTTCTCCTATACAAACTAAATTTTTTAGTACCCTTTCAGCAGTATCTGTAAATAAATTTCCAAATAGTACAGTGACTCCGTTTTTATCTCCTGGAAAAACAGACAATTCTTACTTAAGAAAAATTGGAATCAAGGCTTATGGTCTAATCCCAGCAGTATTAAAAGCGGAAGACATTGATGGAATGCATGGGAAAAACGAGAACATTAGCATTGAGAATCTGGAATTGGGGACTAAAATTTTATTTGAAACACTGGTTGAGATGAATTAA
- a CDS encoding class I SAM-dependent methyltransferase, whose protein sequence is MYNKDFWNERYVSEEYIYGKEPNEFLRSRLPNLKKGKILFPCEGEGRNAVFAASLGWDVFAFDQSEAGRQKAIQLAKEKNVTFHYEISDALTYPYAPEQMDMVALIYSHFHKSIRTTVHRNCVRTLKPGGLLLLEGFSPEQLKYTSGGPKDPDMLYQLKDLKMDFSEMNVEYEETLETELNESPFHRGKASIVRLVLRKI, encoded by the coding sequence ATGTATAACAAAGATTTCTGGAACGAACGTTATGTGAGCGAAGAATATATTTATGGAAAAGAGCCTAATGAGTTTTTACGTTCTCGACTTCCCAATTTAAAAAAAGGGAAAATCCTTTTTCCTTGTGAAGGCGAGGGAAGAAATGCTGTTTTTGCAGCAAGTCTTGGTTGGGATGTGTTTGCATTTGACCAGTCAGAAGCGGGAAGACAAAAAGCCATCCAATTAGCAAAAGAAAAAAATGTCACATTCCATTATGAAATTTCTGATGCTTTAACATATCCTTATGCTCCCGAGCAAATGGATATGGTGGCACTGATTTATAGTCATTTTCATAAATCGATACGAACAACTGTTCATCGAAATTGTGTACGAACTTTAAAACCAGGTGGTCTTTTACTATTAGAAGGTTTTTCTCCTGAACAATTAAAATATACATCAGGTGGGCCAAAAGACCCAGATATGTTATACCAACTAAAAGATCTAAAAATGGATTTTTCAGAAATGAATGTTGAGTATGAAGAAACACTTGAAACTGAACTCAATGAAAGTCCGTTCCATAGAGGCAAAGCAAGTATTGTCAGGTTAGTACTCAGAAAGATTTAA
- a CDS encoding nitroreductase has protein sequence MNQELISIHEVSKTVSEAMNTRHSIREYDPKPIPEEILRRIFETALRSPSWKNSQPWKVHIVNGTKKELLSERLTKSAKESAPTPETSWPESYPSDAKKRMFDLGMKIYGVAGIDRKDKEARDQFMLRNFSFFGAPTAVFITSKFDLNFFVGIDLGCFLQSVLLLAREEGLGTCPQAALGAFPEVVRETLGLPKEEKVIMGLSIGYPKADSNLNRYHTPREESSDLIRFY, from the coding sequence ATGAACCAAGAATTAATCTCCATTCATGAAGTATCAAAAACTGTTTCCGAAGCAATGAACACTCGTCATAGCATCCGAGAATATGATCCAAAACCGATTCCAGAGGAAATTCTCAGGAGAATTTTTGAAACAGCTTTAAGAAGTCCCAGTTGGAAAAACTCCCAACCTTGGAAGGTTCACATTGTCAATGGAACCAAAAAAGAACTACTCTCAGAAAGACTGACCAAATCTGCAAAGGAATCTGCACCTACTCCCGAGACTTCTTGGCCAGAATCTTATCCTAGTGATGCCAAAAAACGAATGTTTGATTTGGGCATGAAAATTTATGGAGTTGCTGGCATTGATCGTAAAGACAAAGAAGCAAGAGACCAATTTATGCTTCGTAATTTTAGTTTTTTTGGAGCACCTACCGCTGTTTTCATCACATCAAAATTTGATCTTAATTTTTTTGTCGGAATTGATCTGGGTTGTTTCCTACAATCTGTTTTACTTCTCGCTAGAGAGGAAGGGCTTGGAACTTGCCCACAAGCTGCATTGGGCGCTTTCCCTGAAGTGGTTCGTGAAACACTAGGTCTACCGAAGGAAGAAAAAGTGATTATGGGTTTAAGCATTGGTTATCCAAAAGCTGATTCGAATTTGAATCGTTACCATACACCAAGAGAAGAATCCTCAGATTTAATTCGATTCTATTAA